The Medicago truncatula cultivar Jemalong A17 chromosome 4, MtrunA17r5.0-ANR, whole genome shotgun sequence genome includes a region encoding these proteins:
- the LOC25493016 gene encoding sm-like protein LSM8: MATGGPGLESLVDQQISVITNDGRNIVGVLKGFDQATNIILDESHERVFSTREGVQQLVLGLYIIRGDNISVVGELDEELDSSLDLSQLRAHPLKPVIH; encoded by the exons ATGGCAACCGGTGGCCCTGGACTCGAGTCTCTTGTAGATC AGCAAATTTCGGTCATTACAAATGATGGACGAAACATAGTG GGAGTTCTAAAAGGTTTTGACCAGGCAACAAATATAATTCTTGATGAATCCCATGAACGAGTTTTTTCTACCAGG GAAGGTGTTCAGCAGCTTGTTCTGGGTTTATACATCATTAGGGGTGACAACAT AAGCGTTGTTGGTGAATTGGATGAGGAACTAGATTCTAGCCTAGACTTGTCCCAGCTTAGAGCTCATCCCTTAAAGCCTGTCATTCACTGA
- the LOC25493019 gene encoding pentatricopeptide repeat-containing protein At2g01860 — protein MDCTVSFLSLHFVPLGRTLCRNQIITLAANSNRRRKNPTKNLRYPRRDKLPPEFGVNLFLKKPNTTTTEPIHDDDKELNVEESDEEERNLDTDVWESDEIDAISSLFQGRIPQKPGKLDRERPLPLPSPHKIRPLGLPTLKRLPAMVSTRGSMDKKLYKSPSFLVGLAREISRLNPDEDVSMILGKWVHFLRKGSLSLTIKELGQMGYPERALQTFCWAQNQPHLFPDDWILASTIEVLARKNELKVLFNLNKFTGSASRGVLEALIKGFLKGGNLRLAWKVLAIARRDKRMLDPSIYTKLIMELGKNPDRYRHVVPLLDELGARDDLNLNSQDCTAIMKVCAKMGKFEVVESLFSWFKQSGSQPSVVMYTTVIHSRYAEMKYREALELVWEMEASNCLFDLPAYRVVIKVFVALNDLSRAVRYFSKLKEAGFSPTFGLYKDMLEIYMASGRIAKCKEICKEAEIAGFTLHNHLVS, from the coding sequence ATGGATTGTACAGTATCATTTCTTAGTCTGCATTTTGTTCCATTGGGAAGAACTTTATGCAGAAACCAAATAATCACTTTAGCAGCAAAttcaaatagaagaagaaaaaatccaACAAAGAATCTTCGATATCCCCGCCGTGATAAGCTACCTCCAGAGTTTGGTGTTAATTTATTCCTGAAGAAACCTAACACGACAACCACCGAACCAATTCATGATGATGATAAGGAATTGAATGTAGAAGAGAGTGATGAGGAGGAACGAAATTTAGATACTGATGTTTGGGAATCCGATGAAATTGATGCTATATCGTCACTTTTTCAAGGTAGAATCCCTCAAAAACCAGGGAAATTGGATCGGGAAAGACCTCTTCCTCTTCCGTCTCCTCATAAGATTCGTCCGTTGGGACTACCTACACTGAAAAGACTACCAGCTATGGTTTCTACTCGCGGTTCTATGGATAAGAAATTATATAAAAGTCCGAGTTTTTTAGTTGGGTTGGCGAGAGAGATTAGTAGGCTTAATCCAGATGAAGATGTGTCCATGATTCTTGGAAAATGGGTACATTTTCTGAGGAAGGGTTCTTTATCGTTGACGATAAAGGAATTAGGACAGATGGGGTACCCTGAGAGAGCTCTACAAACATTCTGTTGGGCGCAAAATCAACCTCATCTTTTCCCGGATGATTGGATTCTGGCCTCGACGATTGAGGTTTTGGCCAGGAAGAATGAGTTGAAGGTTCTATTCAACCTAAACAAGTTTACTGGTTCGGCAAGTCGTGGGGTGTTGGAGGCGTTGATTAAGGGTTTTTTAAAAGGAGGAAACCTCAGACTTGCTTGGAAGGTGTTGGCAATTGCTAGAAGGGATAAAAGAATGTTGGATCCTAGCATTTATACAAAACTGATAATGGAACTTGGAAAGAACCCTGATAGATACAGACATGTTGTGCCGTTGTTAGATGAACTCGGAGCACGAGATGATCTGAATTTGAATTCACAGGATTGTACTGCTATAATGAAAGTCTGTGCTAAGATGGGAAAGTTTGAAGTTGTTGAGAGCTTGTTTAGTTGGTTCAAACAGTCTGGTTCTCAACCTAGTGTGGTAATGTACACCACTGTAATTCACAGCCGCTACGCAGAGATGAAATACAGAGAGGCATTGGAGTTAGTTTGGGAAATGGAGGCTTCGAATTGCCTCTTTGACCTGCCAGCTTATCGTGTGGTAATAAAGGTTTTTGTTGCTTTGAATGATCTATCGAGAGCCGTGCGgtatttttcaaaacttaaagaAGCAGGATTTTCTCCCACTTTTGGTTTATACAAGGACATGCTTGAAATTTACATGGCCTCCGGGAGGATAGCAAAGTGCAAAGAGATCTGTAAGGAAGCCGAGATAGCAGGTTTCACGTTACATAATCATCTAGTGTCATGA
- the LOC25493021 gene encoding extensin: MILNLILVFFYITTSIVNGVENESRKLEEAVVSTTNGTVEKCTPCGDSSPPPPPPANPPPSPPPPSPKKPPSQVYCPPPPSPSYIYITGPPGNLYPVDENFSGAIHRHHRSFTVLLLPFAVALLGIISF, from the coding sequence ATGATCCTAAATTTGATCCTTGTGTTTTTTTACATCACTACTTCAATAGTCAATGGTGTTGAAAATGAATCAAGAAAACTTGAAGAGGCCGTAGTGTCTACAACAAATGGTACCGTTGAAAAGTGCACACCATGTGGTGATTCCTCTCCGCCACCTCCACCACCGGCGAACCCGCCACCGTCACCACCACCTCCATCACCAAAGAAACCACCTTCACAAGTATATTGTCCCCCACCACCATCACCATCCTACATATACATAACCGGACCACCGGGGAACTTGTATCCAGTCGATGAGAATTTCAGCGGAGCAATTCATCGCCACCACCGGAGCTTCACGGTCTTATTGTTGCCATTTGCGGTTGCTCTTTTGggaataatttctttttag